Proteins from one Ramlibacter sp. PS4R-6 genomic window:
- the arfB gene encoding alternative ribosome rescue aminoacyl-tRNA hydrolase ArfB, which yields MPPVVPEDEVEFTAMRAQGPGGQNVNKVSSAVHLRFDIRASSLPQAVKDKLLALPGRRVTKEGVLVIKAQAARSQEQNKAAALARLQEIVDDASHVQLVRRPTKPTYGSKQRRLQGKAIRSEVKAGRRKLDTE from the coding sequence ATGCCGCCCGTGGTCCCCGAGGACGAAGTCGAGTTCACCGCCATGCGCGCCCAGGGGCCAGGCGGGCAGAACGTCAACAAGGTGTCCAGCGCCGTGCACCTGCGCTTCGACATCCGCGCGTCTTCGCTGCCGCAGGCCGTCAAGGACAAGTTGCTCGCCTTGCCAGGCCGGCGCGTCACGAAGGAGGGTGTGCTCGTCATCAAGGCCCAGGCGGCACGCAGCCAGGAGCAGAACAAGGCGGCTGCGCTGGCGCGCCTGCAGGAAATCGTCGACGACGCGTCGCACGTGCAGCTGGTGCGGCGGCCGACCAAGCCCACCTATGGCTCGAAGCAGCGCCGCCTGCAGGGCAAGGCGATCCGCTCGGAGGTGAAGGCCGGACGGCGCAAGCTGGACACGGAGTAG
- a CDS encoding DUF2277 domain-containing protein gives MCRNIKTLFNFEPPATELEIRDASLQFVRKLSGFNVPSKANEEAFERAIEEIAASARTLIRSLVTSAEPRTREAEAAKARERSIARFGERR, from the coding sequence ATGTGCCGCAACATCAAGACCCTCTTCAACTTCGAGCCGCCGGCGACCGAGCTGGAGATCCGCGACGCGTCGCTGCAGTTCGTGCGCAAGCTCAGTGGCTTCAACGTGCCGTCGAAAGCCAACGAAGAGGCTTTCGAGCGGGCGATCGAGGAGATCGCCGCTTCGGCGCGCACGCTGATCCGTTCGCTGGTGACCAGTGCCGAGCCACGCACGCGCGAGGCTGAGGCTGCCAAGGCGCGCGAGCGATCCATCGCGCGCTTCGGCGAGAGGCGATGA
- a CDS encoding efflux RND transporter periplasmic adaptor subunit has protein sequence MTTENNNKLSRDRRLWASVGVLTTVTAIASAVVALAGPRAQANAGEAPPAVPVSVAAVSESDVSLWDEFSGRLEAVERVEVRSRVAGQVQSVHFREGMLVGKGDLLITIDPAPYAAEVTRAEAQVAAAQARSTHAQSDHARAQRLAEDKAISQREYEDRLNAMREADANLRAAQAQLEQSRLNLGYTQVRAPIAGRIGKIEITAGNLVAAGPGAPVLTTLVSVSPIYASFDTDEQVVVKALGNMRGGDSARAALGRIPVRMGTSASDDTPIEGRLQLIDNQVDVKSGTIRVRATFDNKDGTLIPGQFARIRMGQAQATRALLVNERAVGTDQNKKFVWVVGAENKAEYREVTLGSSADGLRIVKSGLKPGERIVVNGLQRVRPGALLQPQVVEMNARAAAPAAKSS, from the coding sequence ATGACCACCGAAAACAACAACAAGCTCTCCCGCGACCGGCGCCTGTGGGCCTCGGTCGGCGTGCTGACCACCGTCACCGCCATCGCCTCCGCCGTGGTGGCGCTCGCCGGGCCCAGGGCGCAAGCCAACGCGGGCGAGGCGCCGCCGGCGGTGCCCGTCTCCGTCGCGGCGGTGAGCGAATCCGACGTGAGCCTGTGGGACGAGTTCTCCGGCCGCCTCGAGGCGGTGGAGCGCGTCGAGGTGCGTTCGCGCGTCGCGGGCCAGGTGCAGTCGGTGCATTTCCGCGAAGGCATGCTGGTGGGCAAGGGCGACTTGCTGATCACGATCGACCCCGCGCCCTATGCCGCCGAAGTCACGCGCGCCGAGGCACAGGTCGCGGCCGCGCAGGCGCGCTCCACGCATGCGCAGAGCGACCATGCGCGCGCGCAGCGCCTGGCGGAAGACAAGGCCATCTCGCAGCGCGAATACGAAGACCGCCTGAACGCCATGCGCGAGGCCGACGCCAACCTGCGCGCGGCGCAGGCGCAGCTGGAACAGTCGCGCCTGAACCTGGGCTACACGCAGGTGCGCGCGCCCATCGCGGGCCGCATCGGCAAGATCGAGATCACCGCCGGCAACCTCGTGGCCGCGGGCCCGGGCGCGCCGGTGCTGACGACGCTGGTTTCGGTCAGTCCCATCTACGCCAGCTTCGACACCGACGAACAGGTCGTGGTCAAGGCGCTGGGCAACATGCGCGGCGGCGACAGCGCCCGAGCGGCCCTCGGGCGCATCCCCGTGCGCATGGGCACGTCCGCCAGCGACGACACGCCGATCGAAGGCCGGCTGCAGCTGATCGACAACCAGGTCGACGTGAAGAGCGGCACGATCCGCGTGCGCGCCACCTTCGACAACAAGGACGGCACGCTGATCCCCGGCCAGTTCGCGCGCATCCGCATGGGGCAGGCGCAGGCCACCCGCGCGCTGCTGGTGAACGAGCGCGCCGTCGGCACCGACCAGAACAAGAAGTTCGTGTGGGTCGTGGGCGCGGAAAACAAGGCCGAGTACCGCGAGGTCACGCTGGGTTCCAGCGCCGATGGCCTGCGCATCGTCAAGTCGGGCCTCAAGCCCGGTGAGCGCATCGTCGTCAACGGCCTGCAGCGCGTGCGCCCCGGCGCCTTGCTGCAGCCGCAGGTCGTCGAGATGAATGCGCGTGCGGCCGCACCGGCGGCCAAATCGTCGTGA
- a CDS encoding GFA family protein yields the protein MTQPYTGGCACGAVRYSTRHAPIFQNHCQCRDCQRRSGTGHGSWLTFPARAQMEITGEASHWDVAADSGNVKTHAFCPRCGTPVYLRFAAMPDLIAVAATSLDEPGRFAPHALTYRSRGLAWDRIDPSLQAFDRMPG from the coding sequence ATGACGCAGCCGTACACGGGCGGTTGCGCGTGTGGTGCGGTGCGCTATTCGACGCGGCACGCCCCCATCTTCCAGAACCATTGCCAGTGCCGTGACTGCCAACGCCGCAGCGGCACCGGGCACGGCTCGTGGCTGACGTTCCCGGCGCGCGCCCAGATGGAGATCACCGGCGAAGCCTCGCACTGGGACGTGGCGGCCGACAGCGGCAACGTGAAGACGCACGCCTTCTGCCCCAGGTGCGGAACGCCCGTCTACTTGCGGTTTGCGGCGATGCCGGACCTGATCGCGGTGGCAGCGACCAGCCTGGACGAGCCGGGCCGCTTTGCGCCACACGCGCTGACGTACCGATCGCGCGGGTTGGCGTGGGACCGCATCGATCCCTCGCTGCAAGCATTCGACAGGATGCCCGGGTAG
- a CDS encoding DoxX family protein, translating into MTRSSQLPGAAPFAGRLLLASLFLLSGVAKLADPAGTQAYIASSGAPFPQAGYAIAVLVEVVGGAMLLAGYRTRLAALVLGAFTLAAAALFHNQLSDQLQFIMFMKNVAITGGLLQVAAFGPGWFSIDNRSASPALARA; encoded by the coding sequence ATGACACGCTCTTCGCAACTGCCCGGCGCAGCCCCCTTCGCCGGCCGCCTCCTCCTCGCTTCGCTCTTCCTCCTGAGCGGCGTGGCCAAGCTCGCCGACCCGGCGGGCACGCAGGCCTACATCGCTTCGTCCGGCGCGCCCTTCCCCCAGGCCGGCTACGCCATCGCCGTGCTGGTCGAAGTGGTGGGCGGCGCCATGCTGCTCGCCGGCTACCGCACGCGCCTCGCGGCGCTGGTGCTGGGCGCGTTCACGCTGGCCGCCGCCGCGCTGTTCCACAACCAGCTGTCGGACCAGCTGCAGTTCATCATGTTCATGAAGAACGTCGCCATCACCGGCGGCCTGCTGCAGGTCGCGGCCTTCGGCCCCGGCTGGTTCAGCATCGACAACCGCAGCGCGTCCCCGGCGCTGGCCCGCGCATGA
- a CDS encoding arsenate reductase ArsC encodes MNVLFLCTHNSARSILAEATLNHIGQGRFRAFSAGSSPRENQQPNPLALQVLREAGISTDGARSKNWDEFAAPGAPHMDLVITVCDNAAGEVCPIWPGHPATAHWGYPDPSEVQGTPDERLHAFRTTLLAIKGRLEQLVSLPPAKLGALALQQAARELSAGRAAGR; translated from the coding sequence TTGAACGTCCTGTTCCTCTGCACGCACAACTCGGCCCGCAGCATCCTGGCCGAAGCCACGCTGAACCACATCGGGCAGGGCCGCTTCCGGGCATTCTCCGCGGGCAGCAGCCCGCGCGAGAACCAGCAGCCCAACCCGCTCGCGCTGCAAGTGTTGCGCGAGGCCGGCATCAGCACCGACGGGGCGCGCAGCAAGAACTGGGACGAGTTCGCCGCGCCCGGCGCGCCGCACATGGACCTGGTCATCACGGTGTGCGACAACGCGGCGGGCGAGGTGTGCCCCATCTGGCCCGGGCATCCGGCAACCGCGCATTGGGGCTACCCCGACCCATCGGAAGTGCAGGGCACGCCGGACGAGAGGCTGCATGCGTTTCGCACCACGCTGCTCGCCATCAAGGGCCGGCTCGAGCAGCTCGTGAGCTTGCCGCCGGCGAAGCTCGGCGCACTGGCGCTGCAGCAGGCCGCCCGCGAGCTTTCAGCAGGCCGCGCCGCGGGGCGTTGA
- a CDS encoding LysR family transcriptional regulator, whose product MDQIQSMRVFARVVEAGSFTKASASLGLPKGSVTKLVQRLEERLKVRLLNRTTRRVTVTPEGAAYYERTSRVLNDIDDIEASMTNARANPSGRLRVDVGAMLARLVVIPALPTFFARYPDIQLELGVGDRPVDLVGENVDCVIRGGEITEQSLVARRIANLELVTVASKAYIAQHGMPQHPQELENGHMMIAYISPRTGQLYPEIFERGGERIEFVAKRRIAVNESNSHLAGVQAGLGISQTARFAAAPFIASGELVEVLPEWKHPPIPLHVVYPPNRHLSAKTRAFVDWAAELFGKLPTF is encoded by the coding sequence ATGGACCAGATCCAATCGATGCGCGTGTTCGCCCGGGTGGTGGAAGCCGGCAGCTTCACCAAGGCCTCGGCGTCGCTGGGCCTGCCCAAGGGCTCGGTGACCAAGCTGGTCCAGCGCCTGGAAGAACGGCTGAAGGTGCGCTTGCTCAATCGCACGACGCGCCGCGTCACGGTCACGCCCGAAGGCGCCGCCTATTACGAACGCACGTCGCGCGTGCTCAACGACATCGACGACATCGAGGCGAGCATGACCAACGCGCGGGCCAACCCCAGCGGGCGGCTGCGCGTCGACGTGGGCGCGATGCTCGCGCGCCTGGTGGTGATCCCGGCGCTGCCCACCTTCTTCGCCAGGTACCCCGACATCCAGCTGGAGCTGGGCGTGGGCGACCGGCCGGTGGACCTGGTCGGCGAGAACGTCGATTGCGTGATCCGCGGCGGCGAGATCACGGAACAGTCGCTGGTGGCGCGCCGCATCGCCAACCTCGAGCTCGTCACCGTCGCCTCGAAGGCCTACATCGCACAGCACGGCATGCCGCAGCACCCGCAGGAGCTGGAAAACGGCCACATGATGATCGCGTACATCTCGCCGCGCACCGGCCAGCTCTACCCCGAGATCTTCGAGCGAGGCGGCGAACGCATCGAGTTCGTCGCCAAGCGCCGCATCGCAGTCAACGAAAGCAACTCGCACCTCGCGGGCGTGCAGGCCGGGCTGGGCATCTCGCAGACGGCGCGTTTCGCCGCCGCGCCTTTCATCGCCAGCGGCGAGCTGGTGGAGGTGCTGCCCGAGTGGAAGCACCCGCCGATTCCGCTGCACGTGGTGTACCCGCCCAACCGGCACCTCAGCGCCAAGACGCGGGCGTTCGTCGACTGGGCGGCGGAGCTGTTCGGGAAGCTGCCGACCTTCTGA
- a CDS encoding alpha/beta hydrolase has translation MSNPVLAFADTSIEVKGRALRVRVYGKRRAGAAVPLVVHFHGGAFVDGDLESGECMAQLLVEAGANVVSVAYPLAPEHRFPDAVEAGYAALEWTYKNRAKLAGTGAPVYLAGDEAGGNLAAAIALVARDRAHPPLAGQILVAPMLDPCVGTASLRESMPCDTTGCKWAEGWQQYLRGPMDAEHPYAVPGKATRLAGLPPALVLTGCDDPMRDEAMQYADRLRAAGIEVTGEVLRSQTDWPESLAERNPDECPCASEVREHLRAFFQPALAPSG, from the coding sequence ATGTCGAATCCCGTCCTTGCCTTTGCCGACACCTCCATCGAGGTGAAAGGCCGCGCGCTGCGTGTGCGCGTCTATGGCAAGCGCCGTGCCGGTGCGGCGGTTCCGCTCGTGGTGCATTTCCACGGCGGTGCGTTCGTGGACGGCGACCTGGAAAGCGGCGAGTGCATGGCGCAGCTGCTGGTGGAGGCGGGCGCGAACGTGGTGTCCGTCGCCTATCCGCTGGCACCCGAACACCGCTTCCCGGATGCCGTCGAAGCGGGTTACGCCGCGCTGGAGTGGACCTACAAGAACCGCGCGAAGCTCGCAGGCACCGGCGCGCCGGTCTACCTCGCCGGCGACGAAGCCGGTGGCAACCTCGCCGCTGCGATCGCGCTCGTCGCACGCGACCGTGCGCATCCGCCGCTGGCCGGCCAGATCCTCGTGGCGCCGATGCTCGACCCGTGCGTGGGCACCGCGTCGCTGCGCGAGTCCATGCCATGCGACACCACCGGCTGCAAGTGGGCCGAAGGCTGGCAACAGTATTTGCGCGGCCCGATGGACGCCGAGCATCCGTATGCCGTGCCGGGCAAGGCGACGCGCCTGGCGGGCCTGCCGCCTGCGCTCGTGCTCACCGGCTGCGACGACCCGATGCGCGACGAAGCGATGCAGTACGCCGACAGGCTTCGCGCCGCGGGCATCGAGGTGACCGGCGAGGTGCTGCGCAGCCAGACCGACTGGCCCGAGTCGCTGGCCGAGCGCAACCCCGACGAATGTCCCTGCGCGAGCGAGGTGCGCGAGCACCTGCGCGCGTTCTTCCAGCCCGCGCTGGCGCCCAGCGGCTGA
- a CDS encoding ArsR/SmtB family transcription factor, producing the protein MEEQDVVKSLAALAQPIRLQVFRSLVVAGTDGATPGVLAELLSLPASSLSFHLKELANAGLVTQERISRNLVYRVAFDRMNGLLAYLTENCCQGQGCLVESTACNNC; encoded by the coding sequence ATGGAAGAACAAGACGTCGTCAAGTCCCTCGCCGCGCTGGCCCAGCCGATCCGGCTGCAGGTGTTCCGCTCGCTGGTGGTCGCCGGCACCGACGGCGCCACCCCGGGCGTGCTGGCCGAACTGCTGTCGCTGCCCGCCAGCAGCCTGTCGTTCCACCTGAAGGAGCTGGCCAACGCCGGCCTCGTCACGCAGGAGCGCATCAGCCGCAACCTCGTCTACCGCGTGGCGTTCGACCGCATGAACGGCCTGCTCGCCTACCTCACCGAAAACTGCTGCCAGGGACAAGGGTGCCTGGTGGAGTCCACCGCCTGCAACAACTGCTGA
- a CDS encoding pirin family protein has product MNAAATAREERILEDIQRPITQRTRGRAHGPVVRLVSPSDIGESIKPFVFLDRFEVDPSNAPMFGMHPHSGIATLTFLLEGELAYEDTIGGQGVLPAGGVEWMRASGGAWHTGRMTGTARGRGLQLWVAMPPRFENAQPHAQYIAPNEVPRVGPARVLLGRYGGAFSPIAAPGSATYLYVELKKGQRWTFTPTPGHTVAWAYAFDGVVHASGEPLEKTLAVFAECDAPIDFIAETDAGFAVASAVKHPYPLVLGYYSVHTSAQALAEGEARIARIGEQLRAEGRIG; this is encoded by the coding sequence ATGAACGCCGCTGCCACCGCCCGCGAGGAGCGCATCCTCGAGGACATCCAGCGCCCGATCACGCAGCGCACGCGCGGCCGCGCGCACGGCCCCGTCGTGCGGCTGGTGAGCCCGTCGGACATCGGCGAGTCCATCAAGCCCTTCGTCTTCCTCGACCGCTTCGAGGTCGACCCGTCCAATGCGCCGATGTTCGGGATGCACCCGCACTCGGGCATCGCCACGCTCACGTTCCTGCTCGAAGGCGAGCTCGCGTACGAAGACACGATCGGCGGCCAGGGCGTGCTGCCCGCCGGCGGCGTGGAATGGATGCGCGCCTCGGGCGGCGCGTGGCACACCGGCCGCATGACCGGCACGGCGCGCGGCCGCGGGCTGCAGCTGTGGGTGGCGATGCCGCCGCGCTTCGAGAACGCACAGCCGCATGCGCAATACATCGCGCCGAATGAAGTGCCGCGCGTGGGCCCCGCCCGCGTGCTGCTCGGTCGCTACGGCGGCGCGTTCAGCCCGATCGCCGCGCCCGGCTCGGCGACGTACCTGTACGTCGAGCTGAAGAAGGGCCAGCGCTGGACCTTCACCCCGACGCCGGGGCACACGGTGGCCTGGGCCTACGCGTTCGACGGCGTGGTGCACGCGAGCGGCGAGCCGCTCGAGAAGACGCTGGCGGTGTTCGCCGAATGCGACGCACCCATCGACTTCATCGCGGAGACCGACGCGGGCTTCGCCGTGGCCTCGGCGGTGAAGCACCCGTACCCGCTGGTGCTGGGCTACTACTCCGTGCACACGAGCGCGCAGGCGCTGGCGGAAGGCGAAGCGCGGATTGCGCGGATCGGCGAGCAGCTGCGCGCCGAAGGCCGGATCGGCTGA
- a CDS encoding glutathione S-transferase family protein, with amino-acid sequence MIQLHYYPSTAAMVPHILLEELGVPYERVLVDRTTCAHKRPEYLRLNPNGLLPVLQDGALTLYETAAIALHLCDRHPVARLAPAVGTDERAHFYKWLMWLTNTLQTTLIVYFYPDRWVAEGDEAAAAALRRVAEGKVAGMLAQLDAHLAGHGGPWFMGPEFGALDAYVFTMCRWTRNFANERRARDYPHLGPYLQRMLARTAVQRVLANEGLAPPFV; translated from the coding sequence ATGATCCAGCTGCACTACTACCCCAGCACCGCTGCCATGGTGCCCCACATCCTCCTGGAGGAACTGGGCGTGCCCTACGAGCGCGTGCTCGTCGACCGCACCACGTGCGCGCACAAACGCCCCGAGTACCTGCGCCTGAACCCGAACGGCCTGTTGCCGGTGCTGCAGGACGGCGCACTCACGCTGTACGAGACGGCGGCGATCGCGCTGCACCTGTGCGACCGGCACCCGGTGGCGCGCCTGGCGCCCGCGGTGGGCACCGACGAGCGCGCGCACTTCTACAAATGGCTGATGTGGTTGACGAACACGCTGCAGACGACGCTGATCGTCTACTTCTACCCGGACCGCTGGGTGGCCGAAGGCGACGAAGCCGCGGCCGCCGCGCTGCGGCGCGTCGCCGAAGGCAAGGTGGCCGGCATGCTGGCGCAGCTGGATGCACACCTTGCGGGCCATGGCGGCCCGTGGTTCATGGGGCCGGAGTTCGGCGCGCTGGACGCGTACGTCTTCACCATGTGCCGCTGGACGCGCAACTTCGCCAACGAGCGCCGTGCCCGCGACTACCCGCACCTCGGCCCGTACCTGCAGCGCATGCTGGCGCGGACCGCCGTGCAGCGCGTGCTGGCGAACGAGGGGCTGGCGCCGCCTTTCGTCTAG
- a CDS encoding DUF1272 domain-containing protein — protein MLQLRPNCECCDKDLPPDAADAMICTFECTFCEDCATRRLKGTCPNCGGELVRRPRRPAAKLQKYPASTERVLKPQGCAGG, from the coding sequence ATGCTCCAACTCAGGCCCAACTGCGAGTGCTGCGACAAGGACCTTCCGCCCGACGCCGCGGACGCGATGATCTGCACCTTCGAGTGCACTTTCTGCGAGGACTGCGCGACGCGGCGCCTGAAAGGCACCTGCCCGAACTGCGGCGGCGAACTGGTGCGGCGGCCGCGCCGGCCCGCGGCGAAATTGCAGAAGTACCCGGCGTCGACCGAGCGGGTGCTCAAGCCCCAGGGGTGCGCGGGAGGGTAA
- a CDS encoding alpha/beta hydrolase — MLVFTNRTVEGGAFSAAFAPGGERIAAAQVKPSGGGWKLSDVDDDIDEKDALDRLLPLFRGDKPLLLYVHGNNNTPEACFGRLAELEDLYGSRVEVVGFSWPSEGFLSDGSALPGLSKKGAGDETSLKDVDEANRTEGAIASKIRRYHQAQTNGKDSIDAFARTMRLLGTARLHANAQPYSMAIHSLGNHMFQYSLQVAGATESAGTAHNIVMLAPCVRAASHADWVTRFRPKGRTYITYNQGDTVLFGAYIADGEQMKLGMDPGAELVRWEGVRYISFTNAANGAGGHGYFVKNVKGKKKELFRRIFGSQRDFELAEEPRVVYPVGCDADGSVCYMNAPDKPDAG; from the coding sequence ATGCTGGTGTTCACCAATCGCACGGTCGAGGGCGGCGCGTTCTCCGCGGCCTTCGCACCGGGCGGCGAGCGGATCGCCGCCGCGCAGGTCAAGCCGTCCGGCGGCGGCTGGAAGCTGTCCGACGTCGACGACGACATCGACGAGAAGGACGCGCTCGACCGGCTGCTGCCCCTGTTCAGGGGCGACAAGCCGCTGCTGCTGTACGTGCACGGCAACAACAACACACCCGAGGCCTGCTTCGGCCGCCTGGCCGAACTCGAGGACCTGTACGGCTCGCGCGTCGAGGTGGTCGGCTTCTCGTGGCCTTCCGAAGGTTTCCTGTCGGACGGCTCGGCGCTGCCCGGGCTGTCGAAGAAGGGGGCGGGCGACGAGACCAGCCTGAAGGACGTCGACGAGGCGAACCGCACGGAAGGCGCCATCGCCTCCAAGATCCGCCGCTACCACCAGGCGCAGACCAACGGCAAGGATTCCATCGACGCTTTCGCGCGGACGATGCGCCTGCTGGGGACGGCGCGGCTGCATGCCAACGCGCAGCCCTACTCGATGGCGATCCACTCGCTGGGCAACCACATGTTCCAGTACTCGCTGCAGGTGGCCGGCGCGACGGAATCCGCGGGGACGGCGCACAACATCGTCATGCTCGCGCCCTGCGTGCGCGCCGCGTCGCACGCCGACTGGGTCACGCGCTTCCGCCCCAAGGGCCGCACCTACATCACCTACAACCAGGGCGACACGGTCCTGTTCGGCGCGTACATCGCCGACGGCGAGCAGATGAAGCTGGGCATGGACCCCGGCGCGGAGCTGGTGCGCTGGGAAGGCGTGCGCTACATCAGCTTCACCAACGCCGCGAACGGCGCCGGCGGCCACGGGTACTTCGTGAAGAACGTGAAGGGCAAGAAGAAGGAGCTGTTCAGGCGCATCTTCGGCTCGCAACGCGACTTCGAGCTCGCGGAGGAGCCGCGCGTGGTCTACCCGGTGGGCTGCGACGCGGATGGCTCCGTGTGCTACATGAACGCGCCGGACAAGCCCGATGCCGGCTGA
- a CDS encoding hemerythrin domain-containing protein — translation MAQDAIALLESDHQRLENLVKEFKSASGDRAAKLALAQIICAELTLHTMVEEEIFYPAFAKATGNEEMVEHALKEHQHVKDLIAKVPEAENLEGAIEAIWHHVQHHVEEERREMFAKAKASGMELATVGGRIQVRRAEVAAAIQEA, via the coding sequence ATGGCCCAGGACGCCATTGCCCTGCTGGAATCCGACCACCAGCGCCTCGAAAACCTCGTGAAGGAATTCAAGTCCGCCAGCGGCGACCGCGCTGCCAAGCTGGCGCTGGCGCAGATCATCTGCGCCGAGCTCACCTTGCACACGATGGTCGAGGAAGAAATCTTCTACCCGGCATTCGCGAAGGCGACGGGCAATGAAGAGATGGTCGAGCACGCGCTGAAGGAACACCAGCACGTGAAGGACCTCATCGCCAAGGTGCCCGAGGCCGAGAACCTCGAGGGCGCGATCGAAGCGATCTGGCACCACGTGCAGCACCACGTGGAAGAAGAGCGCCGGGAGATGTTCGCGAAGGCGAAGGCCAGCGGGATGGAACTGGCCACCGTGGGCGGGCGCATCCAGGTGCGCCGCGCCGAGGTGGCGGCTGCCATTCAGGAAGCCTGA
- a CDS encoding ArsI/CadI family heavy metal resistance metalloenzyme: MKRFHVHVHVDDLAKNIAFYSAMFDAQPAKVEADYAKWMLEDPRINFAISSRGRKTGVGHLGIQVDSEEELVTLKDQAQKADLSLFDEGKTACCYARSDKYWITDPQGVAWEQFHTLGDIPVFNGEQPASCGSGAGSSCCAEEPAAKAAPAKARACCA; encoded by the coding sequence ATGAAGCGCTTCCATGTGCACGTGCACGTCGACGACCTCGCGAAGAACATCGCCTTCTATTCGGCGATGTTCGACGCCCAACCGGCCAAGGTCGAGGCCGACTACGCCAAGTGGATGCTGGAGGACCCGCGCATCAACTTCGCCATCTCCAGCCGCGGCCGCAAGACCGGCGTGGGCCACCTGGGCATCCAGGTGGACAGCGAGGAAGAACTCGTCACGCTGAAGGACCAGGCCCAGAAGGCCGACCTGTCGCTCTTCGACGAAGGCAAGACCGCGTGCTGCTACGCGCGCAGCGACAAGTACTGGATCACCGATCCGCAGGGCGTGGCGTGGGAGCAGTTCCACACGCTGGGCGACATCCCGGTGTTCAACGGCGAACAGCCCGCCTCGTGCGGCAGCGGCGCGGGCAGCTCGTGCTGCGCCGAGGAGCCGGCCGCGAAGGCCGCGCCCGCCAAGGCCAGGGCCTGCTGCGCCTGA